Proteins from one Acropora muricata isolate sample 2 chromosome 9, ASM3666990v1, whole genome shotgun sequence genomic window:
- the LOC136928600 gene encoding triple QxxK/R motif-containing protein-like: MGRREADGRSDVEKFRKNIGKQEFKGKNKKRTLSIRDKAQSRKSFGTTIKIVVLYLLVILAVLVSIYLVFYTVYMNHKEMPHSN; the protein is encoded by the exons ATGGGGCGCCGAGAGGCGGATGGAAGATCTGATGTAGAAAAGTTCAGGAAGAATATTG gGAAGCAGGaattcaaaggaaaaaacaaaaagagaacaTTGTCAATTCGTGACAAAGCTCAGTCCAGGAAATCATTTGGAACTACTATTAAG ATTGTTGTTCTTTATCTGCTTGTCATCCTTGCTGTTCTCGTGTCGATCTATTTGGTGTTTTACACTGTTTACATGAACCACAAAGAGATGCCACATTCTAACTGA
- the LOC136928841 gene encoding uncharacterized protein: protein MPYSQQLNRPAEHDLELCQRWVNVCSRQNFSVKNVNYNTYICAVHWPGGKGPTKEFPDPFKANLSEKEVRNKTQVKRKTPKQRHEAVAKKARKQLKANSEVESPDVLSENDSSLYDFKDEEPPTRDQSTQTLSNAELKSKIETLITSNALKTSKVVYKTISISSMSYENVIQDSQNMTHLTGLTSRQFKVLFDFLNDVCPLDKIRYWCHGKNSKQINSHKLSSQWSSEERLYICLLRLKRGFTIKTLSLLLSTPDRQIKDTSIREIFTTFIQLMYKVFRDMRRVMFPSKEVLQRFLPRVFKTIKRIRCTVDCTEFRVETSRNFARQGNTYSSYKHANTFKCLIAVTPNGGSCFVSDLYEGDISDVQIFEQSGILKHIEPQDVILVDRGFTVQALVNPLQACIQIPAFLKGRGNLSAAEELSTRKIAKARVHVERFNQRLKQFKLVGRTIPLSLAPLATQMVVVACGLVNFQEVLCK from the exons ATGCCATACAGCCAACAATTAAATAG acccgccgagCATGACTTGGAGCTTTGTCAACGCTGGGTAAATGTGTGTTCTAGACAGAATTTCTCCGTGAAAAATGTCAACTACAATACCTACATTTGTGCTGTACACTGGCCAGGTGGAAAAGGACCGACGAAGGAGTTTCCTGACCCGTTTAAAGCGAATTTATCGGAGAAAGAAGTACGTAATAAAACACAAGTAAAACGAAAGACCCCAAAACAAAGACACGAAGCCGTTGCCAAGAAGGCACGAAAACAGCTCAAAGCCAACTCAGAAGTAGAATCACCCGATGTTTTATCAGAAAATGACTCATCTTTGTATGATTTTAAGGACGAGGAACCACCAACGAGGGATCAAAGTACCCAAACATTGTCGAATGCAGAGCTGAAGTCGAAAATCGAAACACTCATAACAAGCAATGCCCTGAAGACAAGTAAAGTTGTTTATAAGACTATTTCTATCAGTTCTATGTCTTATGAAAACGTTATACAAGACTCACAAAATATGACACATCTAACTGGACTTACTAGTCGTCAGTTCAAGGTTTTGTTCGACTTTCTAAATGATGTGTGTCCTTTGGATAAGATAAGGTATTGGTGCCATggtaaaaattcaaaacaaatcaactCTCACAAATTATCTAGCCAATGGTCCTCAGAAGAAAGACTGTATATCTGTCTACTAAGACTTAAAAGAGGTTTTACTATCAAAACCTTATCTCTTCTGCTAAGCACTCCAGATAGGCAAATAAAAGATACTTCAATCAGAGAGATTTTTACTACCTTCATTCAGTTGATGTATAAAGTATTTCGTGACATGCGAAGGGTTATGTTCCCTTCAAAGGAAGTATTGCAGAGATTCCTACCACGAGTCTTCAAAACCATCAAGAGAATACGATGCACTGTGGACTGTACAGAGTTTCGGGTAGAGACATCCAGAAACTTTGCTAGACAAGGGAACACATACTCCTCATACAAGCATGCTAACACCTTCAAATGTTTGATTGCAGTAACTCCTAATGGAGGATCCTGCTTTGTATCAGATCTCTATGAAGGGGACATTTCTGATGTACAAATTTTTGAACAAAGTGGCATTTTAAAGCACATTGAACCACAAGATGTTATTCTAGTGGACAGGGGATTTACTGTCCAAGCTCTGGTTAACCCTCTACAAGCATGCATCCAAATTCCTGCTTTTTTGAAAGGAAGAGGCAACCTAAGTGCAGCTGAGGAACTTTCCACTAGAAAGATTGCCAAAGCACGAGTCCATGTGGAGCGTTTCAATCAGCGTCTCAAGCAGTTTAAGCTGGTAGGAAGAACCATACCTCTTTCACTTGCTCCATTAGCAACTCAAATGGTAGTAGTCGCATGTGGGTTAGTCAATTTTCAGGAAGTCCTTTGTAAATAG